A section of the Deinococcus taeanensis genome encodes:
- a CDS encoding acyl-CoA thioesterase translates to MTTSPPRATPPCAGKTRVTHTVFPAHTNHHGLLFGDEALSLMASAAFIAATRSGRRKAVTRHPDAMACRHPIPQGSLVEPVARVTRTGRTSMTVQVDVFREDLYSDAREPACAGAFTLVALDAAGRTVPAPPLETPDAAGL, encoded by the coding sequence ATGACCACCTCACCTCCACGCGCCACCCCACCCTGTGCCGGCAAGACCCGCGTCACCCACACGGTTTTTCCGGCGCACACCAACCACCACGGCCTCCTGTTCGGCGATGAGGCCCTGTCCCTGATGGCCTCGGCAGCGTTCATTGCGGCCACCCGCTCCGGCCGCCGCAAGGCCGTCACGCGGCACCCCGACGCGATGGCCTGCCGCCACCCCATTCCACAGGGGTCGCTCGTGGAACCCGTGGCCCGCGTGACGCGCACCGGCCGCACCAGCATGACCGTGCAGGTGGACGTGTTCCGCGAGGACCTGTACAGCGACGCGCGCGAACCCGCCTGCGCCGGCGCCTTCACCCTGGTCGCCCTGGACGCCGCCGGGCGCACAGTACCCGCGCCGCCCCTGGAGACCCCCGATGCTGCTGGTCTTTGA
- a CDS encoding cyclic-di-AMP receptor produces MKLVLAVIQDADATALVRVLSQNAFEVTKLASTGGFLREGNTTLMIGVNDERLDELKRHVQRTCRTRTRLVAPSVPMGEQNEGLVNDPVEVPVGGAVMFVMGVQEFVKV; encoded by the coding sequence ATGAAGCTTGTGCTGGCTGTGATTCAGGATGCCGACGCGACCGCGCTGGTGCGCGTGCTGTCGCAGAACGCCTTCGAGGTGACGAAACTTGCCAGCACCGGTGGGTTCCTGCGCGAAGGCAACACGACGCTGATGATCGGCGTGAATGATGAGCGCCTGGACGAACTGAAACGCCACGTGCAGCGCACCTGCCGGACCCGCACCCGCCTGGTGGCCCCCAGCGTGCCGATGGGTGAACAGAACGAAGGGCTCGTGAATGACCCGGTAGAGGTACCGGTGGGCGGCGCGGTGATGTTCGTGATGGGCGTGCAGGAGTTCGTGAAGGTCTGA
- a CDS encoding ribonucleotide reductase stimulatory protein: MLLVFDSLTGNVRRFAQAVAREAGGLHVQSVTDPPPAPGQAYLLLTYTFGQGQVPDTTAVFLRAHSAGLRGVVASGSYHWGVNFGRAGDRIAKAYGVPLVARLNKAGSAADRAQVRQWLADHTAPHPGPATAERRTEWTPGLN; the protein is encoded by the coding sequence ATGCTGCTGGTCTTTGACTCCCTGACCGGGAATGTCCGCCGCTTTGCCCAGGCGGTCGCCCGCGAAGCAGGGGGCCTGCACGTCCAGAGCGTCACCGACCCGCCCCCCGCTCCCGGCCAGGCGTACCTGCTGCTGACCTACACCTTCGGGCAGGGGCAGGTGCCGGACACGACGGCCGTGTTCCTGCGCGCGCATTCTGCGGGCCTGCGCGGCGTGGTGGCCAGCGGCAGCTACCACTGGGGCGTGAACTTCGGGCGGGCCGGAGACCGGATCGCCAAAGCCTACGGGGTGCCGCTCGTCGCGCGTCTCAACAAGGCCGGCAGCGCCGCCGACCGGGCGCAGGTCCGGCAGTGGCTGGCCGACCACACTGCGCCTCACCCCGGCCCCGCGACAGCGGAAAGGAGAACAGAATGGACCCCTGGATTGAACTGA